The nucleotide sequence CGTGTTTTGCAGGTAACTCCTATCAATCTTAAAGAGTTAAAAAAAGGTAGTAAATATTGTATTCTCTCTAAAAACTATCCGTTATCGGTAGCAGAAATTAAAAAGAAATACCGTATCGTGGAAGGTGGTAATGAATATCTTATCTTTACCCGTTCCGTTGAGGGGTTGGTCGTACTTTTAGGGAAGGTAATCGAGTGAGAAAGTTTTTTCTTTTGAGGTAAAAATGCTTAGTAAACGATAGTTGTACACTGGGAGTAATCAAGCGAATAGGTTTGCTATCCGTAGGATAAACTGACTTGTTATTAAAGATTCCTGATAGCGATACTGTCCAATCATCTTTCAGATATACAAACGAAAAACGCGTCACAGAAGTAGGATAAACCTTAATATTCAGCTGTTGCAGTATGTCCATTTGGTTACCGAAATTCAATCCACCAATAAACGCCCCTGTAAGTAACCAGTGTTTGCTAGCTACCCAGGAATAGCCATAGCCCACGTGAAAACCTATTTGGAAATTCTCAAAAGCCTCGCTACTTACATTCTCTGTTTTAGCATCAGGTTCTATGCGATGCCAATAGAAACCACTGCCAAAAAGCAAACTCCCCGCTGATTTCACTTGGCGTTCGCTTTGCTCAAAGGCAGCTCGCGCCGAGAACTTGTCTGCACGCCATACGTAAGTGCTTTCTACACCTATTTGCTGGGTAGAAAGGGTAGGGAAGAGGGTGTAATTCCCTTTACCTCTATCGATATAAAATCCTGTATAGTCTTGATAATAAGCATCTATAAGTATGCGTTTACCGTATTTATGTGCTTGTATATCAATACTGCGAGTTTTTAGATTTGTTTCATTTTTTAGTCGGAATAAGTTCTGTGCATAAAGTACGTTAAGCCCTAATATCTTTCGCAAACCTATTCCAACTCCTAAACTAAATGGGTAGTTGGGTGAATAAGCCTCTTTCCCTTGCGTAAGTATGAGCATTTTAGTAGGCGTATATGCTCTGAGCCATATTTCTTGCGGATAAGGTTGAATGTAGGTAGTATCGCGCTCTTGTGCAAAGAACGAAAGGCAACCTCCCCACAAAAAAATCAATAATAAGGCTCGTAAATTCATTATAATATATAAAAACGGGTGCAAAAGTAATACATTTTTAGCAACTATGAAAATCATACTCAAATACTTTCCCTCACTTAGTGAGTTGCAACAAGAACAATTTGCAGAGCTCAAACCGCTATACGAAAAGTGGAATGCTCAAATAAACGTCATCTCGCGCAAAGATATAGACGATTTCTACGAACGACACGTTTTGCATAGTTTAGCTATTGCTAAGCGCATTCAGTTCGTTGATGGCACAGTACTATTAGATGTCGGTACTGGTGGAGGCTTTCCTGGCATACCTTTGGCTATAATGTTTCCTAACTGTCAGTTTACATTGGTCGATTCTATCGGAAAGAAAATAAAAGTAGTACAAGAAGTAGTAAAAGCTTTAAGGCTCACCAATGTAACGGCTATGCAGATAAGAGCCGAAGAACTAAAAGATACTTACGACTTTGTAGTAAGTCGTGCCGTTACTCAAATGAAGGACTTTGTGCCTTGGGTAAAAGGAAAGTTCAAGAAGACTTCTAAAAACGACCTCCCTAATGGTATTCTTTACTTAAAAGGCGGTGACCTTACTGAGGAGTTAGCACCTTTTCCTAAGGCAGAACTGACTGATATCAGTAGTTATTACGATGAACCTTTCTTCGAGACTAAGAAAATAGTGTATTTAAAGGGGTAAAATATTAGAACCAAATCATAAAAAAGGCTGTCTAAAATGACAGCCTTTTTTATGATTTAAATTTTCTTGAGTTGTTGTTGCATCATCTTTATTTGGTCGCTCATCAAGTTTTGTTTATCTAGCTTTTTAGCCTCAGTAAGGAGCTCCTGTGCTTCGCGTTTTTTCCGCTTTTGCATCATAATACCTGCCAAACTCAATTTTGCCATCGCTACGTCATAACTCATCGTAAGTCCCAATTGTAGGGCTTTACGAAAGTATTTTTCTGCTTGAGTAAGGTTCTTTTGCGAGTAGATAATACCGTACATATAGTTGTAATAGCCTTGTTGTTTGCGGAGTAAAGCTGTCTGAGGGTCTGCTATTTTGCCGATCCATTTTTCCATTCCAGCAAAGTCTTGCTTGCGCAAACGTAAGAATGTGAGAAGTATAAATTCGTTGCGAAAATAGAGTAAAATAGGAATAAGAGAAAGCAAAATAAGCGCTATACCATTTCCTATATTCCCCTGTGTGAACTGATATACCGCCCACGCTATGATAAGCACGGCTATAACTATCTTTAAATATTTGTTCTGTAAATATTTCATTTCTGTTTTTGTTTTAAAAGTTTGCAAAGGTAGTAATTCTTCTTGAATAATGCTAATATTTAATCCTTTTTTTCAACAAAGAGACTTTCGGGGTATTCTATATGAGTGAGATATAACCCACAAGCGGGAACCGATGCTCCTGCTTTACTGCGTTTCTTACTGAGGATAATATCTTCAAAATCTGTAAGCGAAAGTTTCTGTAAGCCTACATCTATAAGTGTTCCTACAATCGCCCGTACCATATTGCGCAAGAAACGGTCGGCAGTAATAGTAAAAATGAGTTGGTTCTCCACCTTATCCCAATGCGCTTCGTATATTTTGCAATTATATGTCTTTACATCGGTATGTGTTTTAGAGAAGCACTGAAAATCAGTATAATCAAAAAGTATTTGAGCCGCTTCATTCATAAGCGCTACATTTAACGGAAGAGTAAGTGCCATCGCATAATCGTAAGCAAAAGCATCTTTTTGAGTACTAATATGGTACTGATAAGTGCGTTTCAAAGCGTCAAAACGGGCGTGGGCATTAGGCTGTACTTCATATATATGATGAACAGCTATATCTTTTGGAAGAAAAGCATTTAACTTGTGAACCAGATTAGCGGGCAACGCTTCTGTCACATCAAAGTGAGCATACATCTGCAAAGCGTGCACACCACTATCAGTGCGACCTGCTCCCACAACTTCTATAGGCGTTCGCAAAAGAGTAGAAAGAGCCTTCTGTAAAACTTCTTGCACTGAAATAGCTTTGGGCTGGAATTGCCAACCGTAATAGTTTTTACCAAAGAAAGAAAGTTCTATAAAATAACGCATTTTTATCTTTATAAAAAGTAAAAGGTAACAGAGCATAACTCTGTTACCTTTTAACGAACATCTTATACTAAATTATTATTCACCCAATAGTTTTTTAACACGTTGGAAGTTAGCACTGTCGCTCAAAGCTCCATAAATGCTCTTTAGTTGTTCCAAGATATTTTTATCGTTGCCATTAGCTTTCACGTAGCTTTCTAATACTTCAGCAGCTTTTTTAAACAAAGCTTCTTTTTGGTCTCTAAGTTCATTGAATTTCTTAGTATCAGCAGCCGAATTGCCTAATGAATTCATTTGCTCAACCAAAGCATTACCTTCATTAATGTAAGTAGTCGAAAGGTTCAAAGTAGCATCAGCATATTTAGGTTTAATTTTAAGGGCTTGTTCAAAAGCTTTACGAGCCTCTATATTGTTACCTTGTTGCATATTGATAACCCCAATATTGTAGTGAAGGTCAGCATTATTAGGGTCAAGCTGTGCAGCTTCTTGCATTAGTTGTTTAAATTTTTCTTTATTGTCTAATTGCAAGTAAACATTCGCTTCAGCAAGAATGATGTTAGCATCTTTAGGATAAGCTTTTCTTGCTTCAGCAAAAGCTTTTAGCGCCTCATCAGTCTTGTTTTGCTCTACGTAAATAAAGGCAATATTTTTCACGATATCAGCACGTTTTGAAGGCGTTTTTTCATTTCTAGCTTTTTCGTGAGTACCTGCTTTTACCATCAAATCACGCTGATTTTTATCAGGGAAAGTTTCCTCTTTTTTAGTTTGTTTATTAGTAGCCAAATAAAGTGTTTCAGCACCGTCATAACCTAAGTCTTTCAACTCTTTATAAAGTTTCACAGCGTTGTCATAATCTTTATTTTCAACCGATACTACTGCCGCATTGTACAAAAATACAGTATCACGCGGACTGAGGCGGTATACTTGTTCAAAAGCAACCGAAGCATTCTTGTAGTTTTTACGCTCGTAATTGTCTTGTGCTTGCTTAGCTGCAATATTAATAGCCTCATCAGCCAAAGTTTGCAACTGGTTTGTGTATTTACCTTTACCTCCTTCTAATTGTCTTACTTTGGCAAAAGCTGAAGAAGCCGCTTGCAACGAAGCCAATACATTTTCATTTTTCTTGGCAGCCTCCACATTCACTTGTGCTTCCAAGAAATAGAACTGAGGTGCAAATTCTGTACCCTCAATAGAACCTTTAATGGAGCTTAATCCGCTTTTGGCAGTCGTTAAATCTCCTTTACGGATTTGTTTTTCAATCTCTTTGAGTTCTTTTTTTTGTCCGAACGCCACTGCCGAAATCAGTAAGGCAGCAGCCATTAATAATGGTTTTCTCATATTGTTTTGCAATTTTAACGCAGTTTTTTGTTTTATATACTAATTTGAAGTCGCAAATGTAGCACTTTATTTTTAAAGCACCAAATATTATCAACTTTTTATTTAGCAACAAAACTTGTGCCAACCGCATACTTCTGACAATTAGTCCGTTGAAGTTCCTCGAAAGTTATATCTCTCTATTTTCAATTCTCATAAACGTTCCTCAAAAGTTACTCACACTAAAAATTGCATTTTTTTCGCCAAAATCACGTTTTTATGATTTTTTTCTCAATAACGTAAATACCTCTTTCTACTAATTGAGATTCAACTTAGTAACCTCCTTCCTTCGTCTTTCCTTCGTCTTAGGTTCGTCTTTCCTTCGCTCTTCCTTCGGTTAAGATACATCTAAAAGGTAAGATAGGTATATTTTATATCTAACTGATATATAAACAATTATTATTTTCTATTCACTAAAAGATGAAAAAGAATTTTGTTGTCTTATTTTAAAAAAATATGCTCTATTTTAGAAATTTTAGCATTTTTTTCTCAGCCTCTCCAAAGTCATATAGTGCTTGCATTAATCAACCTTCATTCTCTTTTAATTTTAAAATCAATTTTGTTCAATTTCTGGCACGTAGTCTCACTGTAAAAAGAATACTTTTCACCTATTATATTATTGTTTTTCATTAACAATAAAATTTATAAGATATTACTATTGTATTTCCGATTATTATTTGTATCTTTGCCCTCAAATAAAATCTTATGAAGAAATTAACTTTAATCGCATTCCTTTTAATTGTCTTTTCTTGTAAGACAAACCCTTTTACAGGAAAGAGTACCCTTAACTTTATGCCTAATAGTCAGGTATTTCCGATGGCTTTTAGTGAGTATTCCACCTTTTTAAAATCTAATAAGGTAGTGAAAAACACAAATGATGCCGCTATGGTGAAACGCGTAGGCGAACGCATAGCCAAAGCTGCCAAACTATGGCTCGATACCAATGGTTATAAAGGCTATTTAGATGATTATCGTTGGGAATATAACTTGGTAGATAGTCCCGAGGTGAACGCTTGGTGTATGCCAGGGGGGAAGATTGTGGTTTATACGGGAATTTTACCTATTACACAATCCGAAACAGGTTTGGCAGTGGTAATGGGGCACGAGGTGGCTCACGCTTTAGCCGACCACGGGGCACAACGTATGAGTGCTGCTACCTTACAACAAATAGGTGCTATTGCAGGTTCAGTAGCCTTGCAAACTAGCAAATACGCTGCTTATACCGACCAGTTTATGCTCGCTTACGGCTTAGGGTCTAACTTAGGAGTAATGTTGCCCTTCAGTCGTTCCAACGAAACAGAAGCCGATGCCATAGGTATCCAGATTATGGCAATTGCTGGGTATGACCCCGCTGAGGCTCCTGAGCTATGGAAGCGTATGAGTGCCAAGAATAATGGTAAATCTACACCTACTATTTTAAGTACCCACCCTTCTGATGCCTCTCGTAT is from Capnocytophaga ochracea DSM 7271 and encodes:
- a CDS encoding DUF4421 family protein, with product MNLRALLLIFLWGGCLSFFAQERDTTYIQPYPQEIWLRAYTPTKMLILTQGKEAYSPNYPFSLGVGIGLRKILGLNVLYAQNLFRLKNETNLKTRSIDIQAHKYGKRILIDAYYQDYTGFYIDRGKGNYTLFPTLSTQQIGVESTYVWRADKFSARAAFEQSERQVKSAGSLLFGSGFYWHRIEPDAKTENVSSEAFENFQIGFHVGYGYSWVASKHWLLTGAFIGGLNFGNQMDILQQLNIKVYPTSVTRFSFVYLKDDWTVSLSGIFNNKSVYPTDSKPIRLITPSVQLSFTKHFYLKRKNFLTRLPSLKVRPTPQRNG
- the rsmG gene encoding 16S rRNA (guanine(527)-N(7))-methyltransferase RsmG — its product is MKIILKYFPSLSELQQEQFAELKPLYEKWNAQINVISRKDIDDFYERHVLHSLAIAKRIQFVDGTVLLDVGTGGGFPGIPLAIMFPNCQFTLVDSIGKKIKVVQEVVKALRLTNVTAMQIRAEELKDTYDFVVSRAVTQMKDFVPWVKGKFKKTSKNDLPNGILYLKGGDLTEELAPFPKAELTDISSYYDEPFFETKKIVYLKG
- a CDS encoding tetratricopeptide repeat protein; this encodes MKYLQNKYLKIVIAVLIIAWAVYQFTQGNIGNGIALILLSLIPILLYFRNEFILLTFLRLRKQDFAGMEKWIGKIADPQTALLRKQQGYYNYMYGIIYSQKNLTQAEKYFRKALQLGLTMSYDVAMAKLSLAGIMMQKRKKREAQELLTEAKKLDKQNLMSDQIKMMQQQLKKI
- the truA gene encoding tRNA pseudouridine(38-40) synthase TruA, which produces MLCYLLLFIKIKMRYFIELSFFGKNYYGWQFQPKAISVQEVLQKALSTLLRTPIEVVGAGRTDSGVHALQMYAHFDVTEALPANLVHKLNAFLPKDIAVHHIYEVQPNAHARFDALKRTYQYHISTQKDAFAYDYAMALTLPLNVALMNEAAQILFDYTDFQCFSKTHTDVKTYNCKIYEAHWDKVENQLIFTITADRFLRNMVRAIVGTLIDVGLQKLSLTDFEDIILSKKRSKAGASVPACGLYLTHIEYPESLFVEKKD
- a CDS encoding tetratricopeptide repeat protein produces the protein MRKPLLMAAALLISAVAFGQKKELKEIEKQIRKGDLTTAKSGLSSIKGSIEGTEFAPQFYFLEAQVNVEAAKKNENVLASLQAASSAFAKVRQLEGGKGKYTNQLQTLADEAINIAAKQAQDNYERKNYKNASVAFEQVYRLSPRDTVFLYNAAVVSVENKDYDNAVKLYKELKDLGYDGAETLYLATNKQTKKEETFPDKNQRDLMVKAGTHEKARNEKTPSKRADIVKNIAFIYVEQNKTDEALKAFAEARKAYPKDANIILAEANVYLQLDNKEKFKQLMQEAAQLDPNNADLHYNIGVINMQQGNNIEARKAFEQALKIKPKYADATLNLSTTYINEGNALVEQMNSLGNSAADTKKFNELRDQKEALFKKAAEVLESYVKANGNDKNILEQLKSIYGALSDSANFQRVKKLLGE
- a CDS encoding M48 family metallopeptidase, whose protein sequence is MKKLTLIAFLLIVFSCKTNPFTGKSTLNFMPNSQVFPMAFSEYSTFLKSNKVVKNTNDAAMVKRVGERIAKAAKLWLDTNGYKGYLDDYRWEYNLVDSPEVNAWCMPGGKIVVYTGILPITQSETGLAVVMGHEVAHALADHGAQRMSAATLQQIGAIAGSVALQTSKYAAYTDQFMLAYGLGSNLGVMLPFSRSNETEADAIGIQIMAIAGYDPAEAPELWKRMSAKNNGKSTPTILSTHPSDASRIKNLTALVPKARAEAAKFGVTHFQ